The genome window ATGAATAGACGCTATTCAGTGGTTACTTGGTATTGAATTATTCGACAAGAATGAGTGGCGTTTTAGCTTTaacaaaaataacttacgaaCAACTATGTGTCGCATGACATGTTACTACTACTGCTATCATTTGACAGAAATACAGCCAGGATACGGTAACGTGTATTTGAAATCAATTAGATATGCAAATAAGCTGttgtgatattttcatcagcaacaAGATTTGGATTAATACTCAATATTCATAATTTTATAAAGAATTTGAACATAATAAGCAATATTTTTAGGATAAAATATTACTCATTTAACgtctttttttaattatttttttcatagtggctACAACGTTGCTTCAAAAAGATAATTACGCATTGTCGGGCTTCATAAAACATGCGCACGGCACGTTCAAtcgttaatcaacagctgcaatGTTAATTTGATGCCATGAAAGTTACATAAAACTCACCTTTTGTGGCAAAAGGAGTGTTATCcgtctttaaaaaaaaccagatattgatatcaacaataattgtcGTTGATATTCTTCTTAAGTCTCACTACGTTGTTCTGTACATGACATCACTAAGATTATCCTTGGTTTTAAATTATCAATactggattttttttctgaatttgtAACGTCTATTATGGTAACTTTTTATcgagaataaaaaataaaaactcgAATTGGCCCTACCATTACGAACACGTACGGCATTTAATCATAGAAGTGAAATCGATGTGGAGAACTTATGTGTTTTACTCTGGTGGGTGAGCATGAATCTGCACTAAAAGCATTGGTCGTTTATCAGCATAACTTTTAATGCCTTTCAATTGTAATTTATTGGAATACCAATCCTACCATGGagaattcaaataaaatatacaatgtagcatAACCGGGTAGAAAGAATTTTACGCGAATAATTTCCCGACTGAAATCGTTGTAATTTGTTTCCTCAACATTCATCTATTTACAGgattatttcaattataattaaacaacaacaaaattaaattatggAGTGTGTAATCTATATAATGAATTATCACATATCAggaaaatattaagaaataatgttgaatatttaataaaaatgttgaGTGTTATTGCAAATGAGGCTTCAAACTTCTGTTTACCTGCGCAAGCCTTCTGGGGAAAAACATTAGTGAGGATGTCATAAACATGGCTAATTATGTTTTCACTTTTGTAACAAAAGTAATGTATGTGAAATTTATTAAATCTACAAGTATCATCTTTTCGTGATATGGAAGACTTCTGAAACTAGAAAATCTTTAATTTAGAAAATGTCACATCAAAATATATAGGATATAGGATAAGCACATTGATCTCTAAAAGCGCTTATATTTCTTGTGGTGTTAACTAGAGGGTCTTCTCACTTTTTGTAGAGTCACATTGTTTCTGCTCACATATGATATCATACTCGTTCCTGAGCAAACACTAGaatataatatttatctatttaagtACCACAGAACAAACTATGTggtattatgtatttatatcgtATTTATAAGTGTCCCGTCTATAAGTATGCGATTTAGTTATACAAAGTCATTATAACCTCTTGTTCGGTGTGACTAATGTAATAACACACATCTTTATTtctcatttattttgtttaatataagtatattctgttatatttacattttcactgcagtcccactaagtaaccttaccaagcgcagttggcagtcatatagacaatgaacttcaagcgcttattatgacgtcattatcattgtcacgtcacaattgtcgtgccagcgatcacggaagacggctgttcaaaatggctgttccatccatgacgataacgaatgattaattcattatatatgcaaaattccttgggatttcatcataaaattgtaaccaaatgtaaatatatgcattgaacgtctttcagttggcattcatagccaatatgaatgcaaactggacagaggcaaattcaacatgaagcgcgcTATTTGactctgtccagtttgcattcattttGGCTACGAATGCCAACTTAAAggcgttcaatgcttaaatataaaacatacatattacaaataaatgCGCAATGAtgcaaatgaaaagaaaagtcagaaaaaaagcaaaatgaaaaaaaatcctgatttcttttcatttcatgACGATGCATATGTTGTTTGTTATGCTAGGCCAAATCATGATCAGATCAATTAGGACACGTGAACAAAAGGAATTGTTCTTTACTAAATCTGTATAGTGTTCCGGACATCCCTTTCCGTATCCGAATCCACTATTGTAGAGGTTATCCATACAAACTATCCTACGAATGGAATATTATTTCAGTTAAGGTTTTTATTTCGATTGTGTAAAGATGAATGTTGTTAATTCAAATGTGATACGTATACGGTGAAACGATAGAAATTAGTAAAATAATTAATGCAAAAATGAATATTCGATGGGACATCGAAATTCCCTTTAAACTCGTCAGTAACGCAAGACGCCAGACATAAAAATCAACTTTAACAATAAAAAGGATTTCGAAATTGCAAATAAAGAAAGGTGTGTATATCTCACGCGTCCATATTCTAACCCGGATTCATAGTACACTATGCATCCCTATGCTACCAATCTCTAAAGGAACGCAAATGCCATTTGACACGCGAGGTATCCGAGTATCGAATTATGTAACATTATAATAATATGCTTCATGTCATCCTGTTGGTAAAAATGAACCTTAGATGAACTTggaatcaaaaaaaaaattatttaatcgAACTTATTAAACTAAACACTTGGTCATATTGGTTAATCGTACTATCGATATTCATGGCCATTTAGGGTGTGCCAAGTTTATATAGTTACAGAAAGCTGGTGTACCCACAGAACAACATCGACCAATAGCCAGTATCAGGCAACTGTCCAACGTGGGATTAGATCTTACGATCCGGAGGTAAAGGGCTTTTGGCAATATGTCGAGACACATTGACCAAACGATCACAGGGATCCCTTATATAGATTTCCACAAAttgtttttctcaaaaaaagagttttgacaaaaaattcACTATGAAGCTCTGAACAATTCATAAGAAAggcaatatttaaaaacattttctccGATTCAGTCAAGTATTGTATTAAGCATTGTTATGAAGACAAGAGTTTGTAATATAAACATGTCGTAGCAGaagggccgcggtggccgagtggttaagatgtcccaacatattaccataatccctccacctctgggactcgagttcgaatcccatgtggggaagttgccaggtactgaccgctggtcggtggtttttctccgggtactccggctttcctccaccaacaaacctggcacgtccttaaatgaccctggctgttaatagaacattaaactaatcaaatcaAAGTGTCGTAGCATCTGACTGACAGGAACGTTTGTGTTATTCTTCTCAGCTTTATAATGCCCTTTTGTGATACCAGAGAGTGTTAAAGGTATAAATCAACACACATTTAGTAACATATCTGTCACTTCTTCAAATGTCCTCAAGATGATTTTAAAATACTTCCAACTGCATTTGTAAACACAATTTAAGCCATCATGCATTCGCTAGTTGCTCTTTGAGCCATTTATAACTGTAGCGCATTATACCGTTGATAAGAATAAGCCTGGTGGGATTTTGTACGCAAACATgattaaaagttttattttcgttttcattttctgctaagttaaaaaaaaataaaaaaagttcgGGGAAGGTCCTATTATGTAATACTGATGTTAAAGATATGGCAGTGTTACCGTGATCCGTGGTGTTACAAACAtaccatatacatatgtaaataacatTCTTACTCATTTGTGTCATTTTCTTCATCAACCAAGTTTATGGGTGTATGAACTTGAAAGCAACTTTTACCGGGTGTAAAAGATGTATAAAAAGAGAATCTTGCATAAGTGGTTACATGATATAACATTTATCAAACGacttcaataatttgatatacaacGAGCCTTCAAGCATCACATTTTTAAATGGCTGGACgagccagttatgtgataaaaaatgtttcgaAATTTTAGAATAATTTAAGCACTGAGTTCATTTATTTTCTATGTTCCCTTTTATAACGATCTGCTGTCCATATGACACACAATGCCGCTTTAATTTGCATATTCAATCATTAAACCTGAGACAAGTGCATTTCTATTCACCACTAACATTTGGGTTATATTGTTGATTTTGGGTATATTTGACATCAAAAAATAACCCCAGCAGTAAAAGTGCACAACCGGTACATCTGTACCATAAccttttaatattgaaaatgtaaatgtattagcTCACCGTTAATAGTTTCATTAagtttcataacgcgggtcgtcttatgattTTCGGCATtctcctaattaccgcgcgatAGCTGAGTATCACAATGCTGCTCGACAAAACTCCGAAAGGAATCTTCATTGTTCAGATATTCGAACATAAGAATGGTTATGTTTTGGTaacatagtacatgtacatcaacagatgtacatgtatgcaatgtaTAACATTTAAGACGCATTATCATGtgtgttatattttaaaaactttGCAACTTATTTCAGTACAAATACGACAAGTTTAAACTAACATATTAAGACCGCCTAAAATATTATTCTTACACATACTTGGCATAAAGTGATGACGTAATTCACGTACAATCAAGGAAAATTCCCTTTACATAGATGTGTGCACATAAACATTAGATATCAAATCTTTTATATCCATGTCACTCAGCGGGTATCATTATAGATATAAACACTGACATATCTGATAAAGTATAAAATAGTCATGACGAGTTCCTCATTTGTCTTTATTCATACTCAATAAACCTACTATAATTAGTCattaatcatatatttttttcaaatatttaacgTTATTCATTAGATTTCGTTTTTATCTATATTTCAGGAATGTGCATGATCAGGCAGTTACGAAGATGGCTACAACAACAGTGTATGGTCGAACCGACTTCTTCGCATCAACCCCATTTGATGGGGGCACCATGCAATCTGATTATTTCTCCAATACCTCAACTGTAAATGTAACAACAAGTCTGTTTAATAATACAAATGTGACAACGTCAGATTCATCAACATCATCTGAAATAAAACGTTTGGAAGAAATCTCATCTTATCTTTGGAAAATCTTGTCTCCGATATTGTTCATTGTGGGAATGGTTGGCAATACTCTAACCGTAGTTATTTTCAGACGAATGCGGGCATGGAAAAAACCCTCTTTGTTTTTCCTTGTCCCTCTTGCTTTCACGGACGCTACAGTATTATGTGTTGGACTCAGTCGGTACTGGGTCAGGGAGATATTTGATTATGACCTTCGAACGACCTCTGATGCTGGTTGCAAAATAAATTTCTTCGTGATCTACATCTCAATGCAGTATTCCTCCTGGATTTTAGTGTGTTTCACATTTGAGCGCttcttgaaaacaaatttcCCCTTTCGGTATATACGCGTTATGACAGTAAAGAAGGAAATTGTAGCTTTAATAGTGATATTCATATTTCTGATCTGTGTAAACGGTCATTTCTTCTTCACAAACGGATTGACTGACAGAGAAGGCTCACTCGACTGCACATCACTAACAAATGAGACATTTTATTTCGACGAATATGTCTTTGTTTATATAGATCTTGTTTTTCTGTCTATTCTACCCGCAGTGTTAATGGTAATTATGAATATATGCATTGTGCGAGTCTATCGACAATCCATAAAGTTTCTACGATCATCCAGCACCGGTACAACCGCAGCCACGAACAGACAAAAATACAGCATCAGGGTTACCAAAATGCTTCTACTCACAAACTCCTACTTCGTGTGTGCAACTCTACCTATCTGTGTATATTTTATAGTGGATTCTTACACACATAGTGAAGACGAAATAGTTGTCGCCAAGAAGGATATCGCTTGGTCTGTGACAtatattttccaattttcaAACTATACTATGAACTTCTTCCTTTATATTGCGGCAAACGACAAGTTTAGAGACCATCTTTGCAGCATTTTGAAGTGTCGTGCACCAAAAAGGTACGTAGTTCTaccaatatttttatttattccgATATATTCATTAACAATGTCTTGCACAAATCGTCGTTTTTACCAAATAAATAACGTATGTTTTGTATTACCACTATACTTCCATAACTGGATGGCAAAACCGACATCAAAGAGATTGTAATTTTGATAGGcaataaaaactaaataaatttttcatttttgtatttgacaCTGAAATCATTATTCGGTCTGTTTGAAAATTTCGTCAATTTTATTTAGATAAggaataagaaaaataatatgattGCATGCAAATATAAAGTTATACATTTTCCACTCAtgtttttggggtttttttttcttcttcttcaaaaTGACACTACCCATTGACAATTATGTTTGTTAGGGTGCCCCGTCATTATACTTACTAAATTGCAGTTAAAATCGATTAAAATACCGCAGGTAGGAATGACAATCATTAATCTATACATACCTACGATGCAAAAATAAAGAAGTCAAAAGCGGAAGTATAATATTGACCCCACCTTTTTGGCTTCAACCTCCTCAATTCATCATCACATTTAGCCATTACAGGGAATCCTAGGAGGGGGAAACGATTGTGCAGTGTAATATCAAGTGTAgtcttattttaatttgtctCGCTTTTAATTCTCATTTCCACACATTAACTATAAAACCTGccatagcgaccacctctgtataaagaccacctacttaATATGACCACATTACAAAAGTGTCGAAAGTGTCAATTACAACACAATTTCACTTCTATATAATTATCCCTTTCCTTTTGTCCAATGGGTGGTCTTTAGACAGTTTTTACCTATTTTTGGTCTTATccaaataattcatttttactTTTCAGATTTACTCGGAAAAGGAGTTCGGGATACAGTGTTCAGAGTACGTTATCGTCCCGTATAACGAGTGAGGATTCGGAAGCTATGGCGGCCTCTGAGGCAGAGGGGAACACTAATTCGATATCACCAGCATTACACACAGGCTGTAGTAACGCCGACAAGGGGGACTATCTTCCTTCAGTGTCTGCTTGTCTCGATAATGGCTGTTCTCCGTCGCTTCTAAAGAAACAGGAAAAATCCAAGCAATTCTCAAAAGTATCCTGGTCAAAAAGAGTAGAACAGTTTAACGGAGCAGTTCCTCATTTGTCTTTATCAGATGCAGAAGTTTAAAGATGGCACCATATAAACCCTGCTGCGAaggttgtgacgtcatacaattCTATGTAGTGTATGACATCATGTTTTTGTCGAATGTGATGTCATATAGTTATATCTTTCAGTATTATTGTGATTTTTTGGAATtggtgtgtttgtttttttcgaataatttcatttttaaaataactCGGAATAACTTATCTCCACCAATATCTGCGAATTAGTTCATTGTATGTTCCTAAAACGACATTAATCCCATAGGAACAATTATAGTGATTGTTGAATAGAAATTTCTTACCACTCGATCCCACTTTTTATGTTTTGACGAAAAAATATTTCTCAATTATAGCGTCTGTATGAGAAAACATTCCATTATTCTTCATAAAATATGGACGTAAAGTTCATAAGATTGTTGACGTTTTCAAGAATATAACAGGCTATTGAATGGGTTTTGATGATGAGGAATATCAAGCAGTCAAAAACCATTGAAGATTGTATTGAATTAACatgaattatttacattaatattacATTAATAAAACTATactatgtttttaaaacaaaatttgttttatcattttcacCATACCAAATCTGTTTCTCATTATAATACATGCTGATAAAAAGTAAgtctttatttgattttttaccGTCTCATgaacaatattaattttcaaaagtttcATATTGATGTATGTTCAAATTGACATTTATAATCTGTATTTAACCAATACTCTTACGTTGGTCACGTGATTTCATTGAGTtaagtaaaatgtaacaaatgtgaagaaaatatcatttattgtgAATGGTATAGCACATTCCACTTTGTCGGTACGTAACCTATGTATTGTAAGTCCACATTAGTTTCCTTAATTAACATCATTAAGGTATCGAAATGCTTTAATGAGACCCGGATGTTTTATCTTTACTATAGAAAATTATTCTGGATACAATACAAAAACGGGTCCTGAATTTCtcattatctttattttcaacTTACAAAAAATTGTGTGTTTTGACAGCTGcttttctctcttttttctcCCCTTCATTATTCTGTCTTTTATTTTAAAGGTCTTACGCAGTTAAATAAGTTATTCTATCCTACAACTAATGAACACTAATTAACTATTGGTAagtttaattaacattaaatatcACTTGAGGCATATACATATAAGCCTGATTCACACTTTAAAACCCCATATTAACCAATTTAATGCCTTCTAAGAATGTAAGTGGTGTCCTAATTGGGAAACAtgatgtttacatgtacaacCGGTGTTATTTTGGGGAAATACCTGATCGTTTGCACGTAATTATATCCATCAAAAATAATGTTAGTACAATTtaattagtttgtttgtttgtttgtttgtttgtttgtttgtttgtttgattaaattaacgtcctgaTAACAGATAGGATATTGTTAgggcggcctcccatgtatgt of Argopecten irradians isolate NY chromosome 7, Ai_NY, whole genome shotgun sequence contains these proteins:
- the LOC138326693 gene encoding cysteinyl leukotriene receptor 1-like, encoding MATTTVYGRTDFFASTPFDGGTMQSDYFSNTSTVNVTTSLFNNTNVTTSDSSTSSEIKRLEEISSYLWKILSPILFIVGMVGNTLTVVIFRRMRAWKKPSLFFLVPLAFTDATVLCVGLSRYWVREIFDYDLRTTSDAGCKINFFVIYISMQYSSWILVCFTFERFLKTNFPFRYIRVMTVKKEIVALIVIFIFLICVNGHFFFTNGLTDREGSLDCTSLTNETFYFDEYVFVYIDLVFLSILPAVLMVIMNICIVRVYRQSIKFLRSSSTGTTAATNRQKYSIRVTKMLLLTNSYFVCATLPICVYFIVDSYTHSEDEIVVAKKDIAWSVTYIFQFSNYTMNFFLYIAANDKFRDHLCSILKCRAPKRFTRKRSSGYSVQSTLSSRITSEDSEAMAASEAEGNTNSISPALHTGCSNADKGDYLPSVSACLDNGCSPSLLKKQEKSKQFSKVSWSKRVEQFNGAVPHLSLSDAEV